The window TTGATCGCGCGGCTTTGAACCCGTTCCCGTGTTCGCAAGGAACACAATGCCACTTTCGCGAAAGTGGTACAATCATAAGAAACATATTTCGACAGGGTCGGCACGCCGCGCGAGTATTAACCACGCCAGCCAGGCCTGTATGCCGCCGAATCCGTCAAATCCCGGCGCGCTCGCGCAGCCGGTGAAGCACCCATACGCGCACGGCGCTCGACAATGGGCCGGTGCGCGCGGCGTCGATCTCGGCGATGACGGCGTTGACGGGCCGGCCCTGGGCGCGCGCCAGGGCGAAGAGCGCGTCCCAGACGGCCGGCTCCAGGCTGATGCTGGTGCGGTGCCCCGCAACCGTGACGGACCGCTTGCGGGGCCGCGTGTCCAGCTCCGCGCTCACGAGCGCTGCGTGGGGCCGAGCATCTGCTCCGGGCGCACCCAGGTGTCGAACTGCTCCTCGGTGAGCACGCCCAGCTCGACGGCGGCGGCCTTGAGCGAGGTGCCGTCGGCGTAGGCCTTCTTGGCGACCTTGGCGGCCTGGTCGTAGCCGATGTGCGGGTTCAGCGCCGTCACCAGCATCAGCGAATTGCGCATCATCTCGCCGATGCGGGCCTCGTTGGCCGCCATGCCGCGCACGAGGTTGTCGGCGAAGCTCTGCGCCGCGTCGCCGAGAAGCTGCGCCGCCTGCAATAGGTTGTAGATCATCACCGGCTTGAAAACGTTCAGCTCGAACTGGCCCTGAGTCCCGGCCATCGAGATCGCGGTGTGGTTGCCCATCACCTGCGCGCACACCTGGGTCAGCGCCTCGCACTGCGTGGGGTTCACCTTGCCGGGCATGATGGAGGAGCCGGGTTCGTTCGCCGGCAGCAGCAGCTCGAAGAAGCCCGCCCGCGGGCCGGAGCCCATCATGCGGATGTCGTTGCCGATCTTGAACAGCGAGCCGGCGGCGGTGTTGAGCGCGCCCGACATCTCCACCACGGCGTCGTGGGCGGCCAGCGCTTCGAAGGTGTTGTCGGCGGGCCGGAACTCGATCCCGGTGATGGTTGCCGCTTCCTCAGCGAAGCGCGCGGCGAAGCCGTCGGGCGCGTTGAGGCCCGTGCCGACGGCCGTGCCGCCCTGGGCGAGGTGGCGCAGGCGCGGGAAGGCGTCCTCGATGCGAGCGAGGGCGTTGGTGACCTGCTGCGTGTAGCCGGAAAACTCCTGGCCGAGCGTCAGCGGCGTCGCGTCCATCATGTGGGTGCGGCCGATCTTGATGATGGCCTCGAACGCCTCGGCCTTCTCGTGCAGCGCGTCGCGCAGCGCGGCCAGCTTGGGCAGCGTGTCGTTCACGATCAGCCGCCCGGCGGCGATGTGCATGACCGTGGGAAAGGTGTCGTTGGAGGACTGGCCGTAGTTGCAGTGGTCGTTCGGGTGGACGGGCTGCTTGCCGCCGCGCTGGCCGGTCAGGATCTCGTTGGCGCGCCCGGCGATGACCTCGTTCGCGTTCATGTTGGACTGCGTGCCCGAGCCCGTCTGCCAGACCACCAGCGGGAAGTGCTCGTCCAGCTTGCCCTCGACGACCTCCAGCGCCGCGGTGCACAGCGCGTCGCCGACCTCGCGGTCCAGCACGCCCAGGGCGATGTTGGCGCGCGCGGCGGCCAGCTTCTGGATGCCCAGCGCGCGCACGATCTGGGAGGGCATGCGCTCGCCGCCGATGCGGAAGTTCTGCAGCGAGCGCTGCGTCTGCGCGCCCCAGTAGGCCCAGGCGGGAACCTGCATCTCGCCCAGGGAGTCCGTCTCGACGCGCACGCTTGTTTCCTGATCCGTCATCGTCGCTCCCGTCGCTGTCCGGTTCACGGTCGCCGCCGCCGAAGGAAGACCGAGCGCGCCCGGTGGTGCAACGGGTTTGTGCACCTCGCCGCCTCTCTTCTGAGCGAACGCGGAAGACTTCGCGCGGTCCGACCGCCATATGGTTGAAGGGCTGGCGGGGCTCGGCTACCACCGTCGACGCGTGTGTGGCACGACCAGGAGACGCTTCATGAGCCTGCCCGGCCCGATCGCCCCCTACGGCGGCGTGCTCACGGAGCGCTATCTGAGCGGTGACGCGCTGGCCGCGGAGCGTGAGCGCGCTCTCTCCCTGCCGTCACTGACCTTGACGGCGCGCCAGCTGGCGGACGCCGAACTGCTGCTCAACGGCGGCTTCTCGCCGCTGGAAGGTTTTATGACGCGCGCCGATTACGAGCGCTGCGTACGCGAGATGCGGCTGGCCGACGGCACGCTCTGGCCCATGCCCATCACGCTCGACATCCCGCGCGAGCTGGCCGAGCGGCTGGCACCGGGCGACGGCCTGGCGCTGCGCGGCCCCGAGGGGCAGCTGGTGGCGACGCTCGACGTCGCGGAGCTCTGGGAGCCCGACCGGCCGTGGGAGGCGGAGGCCGTCTTCGGCACGGGCGATCACGCGCATCCTGGCGTCCACCACGTGCTCTCGTGGTCGCAGCCGGTCTACGTCGGCGGCCGGCTCAACGGCGTGGCACCGCCGGTCCACCACGATTTCCCGGGCTACCGCCACAGCCCGCGCCAGCTGCGGGAGCACCTGGATGAACTGGGGTGGCAGCGTGTCGTCGCGTTCCAGACGCGCAACCCCATGCACCGCGCGCACGTCGAGATGACGCGCCAGGCGGCCGAGCAAACCGGCGCCGGGCTGCTGCTGCATCCGGTCGTCGGGCTGACCAAGCCCGGCGACGTGGACCACTACACCCGCGTGCGCTGCTACGACCACGTGGTGCGGCGGTACGAGCCGGGGCAGGCGACCATGAGCCTGCTGCATCTGGCGATGCGCATGGGCGGCCCGCGCGAGGCGCTGTGGCACGCGCTGATCCGGCGCAATCACGGCTGCACCCACTTCATCGTCGGCCGCGACCACGCGGGGCCCGGCAAGCTCAGCGACGGCAGCGAGCCGTACGGCCCCTACGACGCCCAGGAGCTGGTGGACGCGCACCGCGACGAGATCGGCATCCGCATGGTGCCGTTCCAGTTGATGAGCTACGTCGCCGAGCTGGACACCTACCTGCCGGCGGATCGGGTGGAACCGCACCACACCGTCCGGCACATCTCGGGCACCCAGTTCCGGCAAAAGCTGCGGCAGGGCGAGCACATCCCCGAGTGGTTCTCCTTTCCGGAGGTGGTGGGCGAGCTGCGCCGCACCTATCCGCCGCGCCACCGCCAGGGCTTCACGCTGTTCTTCACCGGCCTGTCCGGGGCGGGGAAGTCCACGCTCGCCAACGTGCTCCACGTCAAGCTGCGCGAGCAGGGCGACCGCTCGGTGTCGCTGCTGGACGGCGACATCGTGCGCACGCACCTGTCCTCGGAGCTCGGGTTCTCCAAACGCGACCGCGACATCAACGTCCGCCGGATCGGCTACGTCGCCAGCGAGATCACCAAGGCGGGTGGCATCGCCATCTGCGCGCCCGTGGCGCCCTACGCCGACACGCGCCAGGACGTGCGCGAGCTGATCGCCGGCGTGGGCGGCTTCGTCGAGGTCCACGTGGCGACGCCGCTGTCGGTGTGCGAGGCGCGCGACACCAAGGGCCTGTACGCGAAGGCGCGGCAGGGGCAGCTCACCAACTTCACCGGCATCGACGATCCCTACGAGCCGCCGCAAGCGCCCGACGTGCGCGTGGACACCGCTGAAGCCAGCCTGACCGAGTGCGTCGAGGACATCCTCGACCGCCTGCGCGAACTCGGCTACGTGCGGGACACCTGACGCGCCGGGCCGTCACCCGCGCTTGAGCGCCCACTTCACGACGGTGTCGCCTTTGCGCGTGGTGCCCGACAGCACGATCTGGCTGGTGCGCTGCACGCCGCGGCCGCCCAGGTAGACGCTGTCGGCGAGCGCCAGCGCGGCGCCCGAGGCGCGCAGGTTCCAGTTGGCGCCCGTCGAGGTGACGAGCTGAACCGTCTCGCCGTCCTTCGCCAGCCCGACGCGCACGGCCGGGTGGATGTGGAAGCGGACGGTGAAGGGCAGGTCCGCCGGCCCGGTCAGGGTGTCCTCGCCGCGCAGGTCGTCGCCCAAGGGCGAGAGGAAGAGCCGGCGCTGGTGCACCGCACCGAACAGCGGCCGATAGCCGTCGTGGCTCATCGCCAGCCACGCCATGCCCTCGCCGGTTTCGCGGCGGCAGGTCACGTGCTCGGGCTTGCGCCCCAGGCCGCCGCCCGGCGCCAGGATCTCGGCGGCGTTGGTTTCCGCGAGCGTCAGCGTGGAATGCGCGGCCGTGGCCCGCTGGGGGAGCTGCCACGCCGGATGGCCGGGGTAGGCGCCGCAGTTGACGATGACGCGGTCGGCGCCGTCGCTCAGCTCGAACGCCAGCGGCGCGGCGTGGGCGTGCCGGTCGTACCCCGGCGGCGGTGGCGGCCCGGCGTCGGCGATCAGCACGGTGCGCTGGGCGTTGAGCCGCTGGAAGCCGGACTGCGGCGCGGCGTCCTGCGTGCGTGCCCGCACCCCCGCCCGCTGCAGCGCCACGTCCACCACGGCCGAGCGCTCCTCGCGCCCGCCGTTGAAGCACCCCAGCCCGCCGTCGCCGTGGCGCAGCATCTTGAGCACCGGCGCCATGCTCTCGATCGCGGTGGTGAGCGATTCCGGCACGCCCGTCTGCGCGCTGGTCAGCACCGCGCGGATGTCCGTCAGATCCCCCAGGACGGTTAGATGCTCGGAGGGGCTGCGGGCAATGTGGCCGCCGTCGGCGTGCAGCTGGCGGTCCAGCTCCTCCTCCAGCAGCGCCAGCCCGCGTTTGAGCCACACCCAGCCGTCGGGAAAACAGGCCCCGGCCAGGATCAGGCCCTTGATGGCGGCGATCAGCTCCGCCCCGCGCAGGCTGCCCGGCAGCACGCGGTACAGGTGGCGCCCCTGCCGCCCGATGGACAGGAGCACCGCGGCCATAAAGGCCGTGCCCGCGCCGTGCAGCAGAAACGGCTGGTTGCCCAGCCAGATGGCGATGCGCCGCCCGATGGGTACGGGGTGCCAGGCTGTCGCCGGTTCGCCGGGGCCGGGATGCCGCGCCAGCCAGTCGGCCAGGAGCTCGCGGGCGCGGCGGCAGGCCTGTTCGCTGCCGAAGGCGCGCAGGTCGCGCACCCAGGTGAAGGCGTGCAGCTCGCGGAGCCACACCGGTTCCGCCTCCGGCGGCGCCCAGAAGGGCGTGGGCGCGGCCAGGGCGCTGTTGGCCAGCTCGATGCGGTCGGTGAGGAAGCGGCGGCCGCGTTCGGCGTCGCCGGGCCAGGGATCGGTCGGCTCCAGGCGCAGGGAATCGGGCGGATTGCGGCCGAGTGTCGCGTGGTAGAGCTTGCTGGTGTGCCAGGGGCGCTTGGCCGCCTCGACGGCGCGGCTGGCGAGCATCTCGCCGGGCAGGGCGAGTTCGGCCCGCACCCGCCGGCCCAGCGCGGACCGGCCGGGGAGGCCCGGACGCGCGGCGGCTTTGGGGCCGTCCGCGCCCGCCACCGCGTCAGCCCCCGGCGCGGAGTGCCGCGATGTTGGCGGCGTAGGCGTCCGGCCCGCCCTTGAACACGGACGAGCCCGCGACCAGCACGTCGGCGCCGGCCGTGACCGCGCGCGCGCCGGTTTCGGCCTTGATGCCGCCGTCCACCTCCAGCGCCACGTCGTGACCGCCGGCGTCGATGGCGCGGCGCAATTCCGCGATCTTGGCGAGCGCGCGCTCCTGGAATTTTTGCCCGCCGAAGCCCGGATTGACGCTCATCACGAGCACCAGATCCACCTCGTCCAGCACCTCCAGCGCCAGCGACACCGGCGTCGCCGGGTTGAGCGCGACGCCCGCCTTCACTCCGGCGTCCCTGATGAGCTGGAGGGAGCGATGCAGGTGCGGCCCGGCCTCGGGATGGATGGTCAGGATGTCCGCGCCCGCCTCCGCGAACATCGGGATGTAGGCGTCCACCGGCGCGATCATCAGGTGCACGTCGAGCGGCAGCCGGGTGTGCGGGCGCAGCGCGCCCACCGCCTGCGGGCCGATGGTGATGTTGGGCACGAAGTGCCCGTCCATGACGTCGACGTGGATCATGTCCGCGCCGGCGTCGGCCACGGCGCGCACCTCGGCGCCGAGCTGGGCGAAGTCGGCGGCGAGGATGGATGGCGCGATTCGGACGGTGTTCTGCATGGTTTTCGCGGTACCACCGGGTTGGGGTTGCGGCAAGCGGGCTCGGGGTGCGGCAAGCGGCGAGTGCTCAGGCGCTGCGGCGCAGCCGGGCGATGTAGAATGCGTCCAGGCCGCCCTGCTCGCCGAGGTGGTGGGGCAGGGTGCGCACGTCGCCGGCGGCCGTGACCGCTTCGGGCAGCCCGCCGATCTCGGCGGGGTCCACCGGCACGCGTTCGATGTCGCCGTGTTCGGCGAGCAGGGTGTCCACCAGCTCCACGCCTTCCGTCGGCTCCAGCGAGCACACCGCATAGACCAGCGTGCCGCCGGGCGCCAGCATGCGCGCGGCCGAGCGCAGCAGCGCCATCTGCAGCTCGGCCATCGCCGGGACGTCGGCCGGCTGTTTCAGGCGCGCGATGTCGGGGTGGCGGCGCAGCGTGCCCGTGGCGGTGCAGGGCGCGTCCAGCAGGATGTTTTCCAGCTTTTCCGGCGGCTGCCACTGCGTGACGTCGGCCGCGACCGTGGCCGCCCCAAGCGACAGGCGGTTGAGGTTGTCGACGAGCTGGCGCAGGCGCTCGGTCGAGCGGTCGACCGCCAGCACCTCCGCGCCCTGGGCGACGAGCTGGGCCGTCTTGCCGCCGGGGGCGGCGCACAGCTCGACCACGCGCTTGCCGCGCACCTCGCCCAGCAGCTTCGGCGGCAGGCCCGCGGCGGCGTCCTGCACCCACCAGGCGCCGTCGTCGTAGCCGGGCAGGCGGCGCGGATCGCGCGTGCCGGGCGGCAGCCGCAGCGTGCCCATGGGCAGCTCGCGCGCGCCCAGCCGCTCGCGCCAGGCTTCGCGGTCGGTCTGCTCGACCACGGTGAAGTCGAGCGGCGGCTCCTGCATGTGCTGCTCGGCGATGGCGCGCGCCGTTGCCTCGCCGTAGGCGGCGGTCCAGCCCTGCCACAGCCAGTCGGGGGTGTTCAGGTGCGGCGCGTCCAGGCCGTCCAGCAGGCTGTCGCCCTCGCGCGCGATGCGGCGCAGCACGGCGTTGAGCAGGTTGCGGTGCGCGCCCACGCGCACGCCCACGGCCAGCGCCACGGTTTCGCCGACGGCCGCATGGGCCGGTGTGTCCATGAACAGCACCTGCGCCGCCCCCAGGCGCAGCAGATCCTGCACCGCCGCCAGCTTGGGCTTGAGCGGGCGGTCCAGGCACCGCGCGATCACGGCGTCCAGCTGGCCCAGCCGCCGCAGCGTCGTCGCGGCGAGGTGGCGGGCGAAGGCGCGGTCGCGCGCCTCCAGGTTCCGCCACCGGGGCGTGTGGCCGATGGCGTCTTCCAGCGTGCGGTGCTTGCGCAGCACGCCGCGCAGCAACTCCAGCGCCGCGCGGCGGGACTCGCGGCCGGGCGCCGGCTCGGGGGACTCCGGTTCACTCATGCGGCGCTGTTTAGCGGCGTTTGGCGGCCAAGGAAACACCCGCGCAGGCAGGTGGGCCTGCCGGCGCGCACAAAGTCGGCGGGAGCTTGAATTCAGGCCCAGGGACTGGCCGCGCGTGCTGTGCTGCCGCCGCCCGTCTCCCCGGCCATCTGGCGCAGCAGCTGGATGCGCTCTTCCATGTCCGGGTGGGTGGAGAAGAGCGAGGCGAAGCTGCCGCGCCCGCTCAGCGGGTTGACGATGAACATGTGCGCAGTCGCCGGGTTGCGTTCGGCGTCGCGGTTCACCGTCTCCTCCGCCGAGCGGCTCATGCGCTCCAGCGCCGAGGCCAGCCACTCGGGATGCCCGCAGATCTCCGCGCCGCCGCGGTCGGCCGCGTATTCGCGCGTGCGCGAGATCGCCATCTGCACCAGCGAGGCCGCCAGCGGCGCCAGCATGGCGATCACCAGCATGCCGACGAAGCCCAGCGGGCTGCCGCCTTCCTCGTCGTCGCCGCCCACGCCGCCGAACATTCCCGCGAACATGGCGAAGTTCGCCAGCATCGAGATGGCGCCCGCGATCGTGGCGGTGATCGTCATCGTCAGGGTGTCGCGGTTCTTCACGTGCGCCAGCTCGTGCGCCATGACACCCGCGATCTCCCGGTCGTTCAGGCGGTTCAAGAGGCCGCTCGTCGCGGCCACGGCGGCGCGCTCGGGGCTGCGGCCGGTGGCGAAGGCGTTGGGCTGGTCCGTCTCGATGATGAAGACGCGCGGCATGGGCAGGCCGGCGTTGTGGGCCAGTTGCTCGACGATGCCGTAGAAGGCCGGCGCGCTGGCCTTGTCCACCTCCTTGGCGTGGTACATGCGCAGCACGATCTTGTCGGCGTTCCAGTAGCTGAACGCGTTCATCGCCACCGCGATGACGAAGGCGATGACGATCCCGGTCGTGCCGGCGACCAGCCAGCCGATGCCGAGAAACAGCGCCGTCAGCGCCGCGAGCAGGGTGAAGGTGCGAAGCGTGTTCATGGGTGTCCGCATCCCGCTGGTTTGCGGGACAGAATTTGGGCGCGGCGCGTGCGCAAATCAAGCGAGCCGCCGGCGGGCCTGCGACCCCACCACGCCTTGCCAGCGGCCTGGGCGCGCGCCACCATCTCCGCCATGACCAAGGTGTTCCGCAGCTTCGTGCCCAAGCAGCAGCGTTCGCGCACAGCGCACGCGCAGCAGCAGACCGTCCAACCCGCGCAGTCGGCGCAGGGCGAGGACAAGAGCCGCCGCGTGAACCCGGAGACGGGCGAGGTCGGCGGCCCGGACGGTCCCGAGCCCACGCGCTACGGCGACTGGGAACGCGGCGGCATCTGCTACGATTTCTGACGGGTCGAGCCGCACAAAGAAGGGGCCGGCCGCGCCGGCCGGCCCCGTGAACGGGATCAGGCCCTAGGGCATGATGAGATCGGACCGAAAGGGCCCGGGCTCTAAATCATGCCCGCAAACGAAAGGCATAGAGCGCGATGCGGATCGCAAGACGATTCTACGTCGTCTCATCGCGCTCCAGCCTCGTCGCCGTCGCTTCCCTGACCGGGGGCGACGTGCTGGGCCAGGGCGCCTTCCAGGAACTCGTCGATGTCGCCGTCCAGCACCCGCTCGGTGTCGCTGCGCTCGATCCCGGTGCGCAAGTCCTTGACCATGCGATAGGGCTCCAGGACGTAGGAGCGGATCTGGTTGCCCCAGGCGATGTCGGACTTCTGCTCCTGGATGCCCTTGGCCTCTTCCTCGCGCCGCTTGAGTTCCTGCTGATACAGCTTGGAGCGCAGCAACGCGAAGGCCTCCGCCCGGTTCGAGTGCTGTGAGCGGCTGCTCTGCGACTGGACGATGATGCCGCTCGGCAGGTGGTGGATGCGCACCGCCGAGTCCGTCGTGTTGACGTGCTGACCGCCCGCGCCCGACGCCCGGAAGGTATCGACCTTGATGTCCTTGTCCTGGATGTCGATCTCGATCCGGTCGTCGATCACCGGCGTCACCCAGACGCTGGCGAAGGAGGTGTGGCGGCGCCCGCCGGAATCGAAGGGCGACATGCGCACCAGCCGGTGCACCCCCGACTCGCCCTTGAGCCAGCCGTAGGCGTTGTCGCCGTAGACGCGCACCGTCGCCGACTTGATGCCGGCCTCTTCGCCTTCCGTCTCGTCCATCTCCTCCGTCTTGTAGCCCTGGCGCTGGCACCAGCGGACGTACATGCGCAGCAGCATCTGCGCCCAGTCCTGGGCCTCGGTGCCGCCGGCGCCGGCGTTGACCTGGATGTAGCAGTCGTTCGCGTCCGCCTCGCCCGACAGCAGGGCGCGTTTTTCCTGGCGCCGGGCGCGCTCGCGGATCTGGCGAAGCTGCTCCTGGGCCTCGCCCACGGAGTCCTCGTCGCCCTCGCTCTCGCCCAACTCGGCGAGGGTGAGGGCGTCGTCCATGTCGCTTTCCAGCTCGCGGACGGTGGAAATGGCCTCGTCCAGGCGCTGGCGCTCGCGCATCAGCTCCTGGGCGCGGCCGGTGTCGTTCCAGATGCTGGGATCTTCGATGAGCGCGTTCAGCTCATCGAGGCGGCGAAGCGCGTTATCCCAGTCAAAGATGCCTCCTCAGCAAGGCAAGCGACTCACGGATGTCGCCCGCCAAGCTTTCGGTTTCCGCACGCATGCGTGTGAACCTCGCTCGTTGCTTGAGATGGGTGGGTGTGTGTTCGGCCCGCCGGGCCATACACCGTGTCAGACCTAGTCGGCGCGGGGTGGTGCCTTCAAGCCCGGGCCGTCAGTACAGCCCGCTGGTGCCGCCGGAGGAACCGCCGCTGCTTCCGTTGCCGCCGTTCGAATAGCTGCCGGGCGTTCCGGCATCCAGCACGCGGCGCTCGCCCGAGGGGCTGTTGCCGGCCTTGAAGGCTTCCAGCACCACCGTTTCGGAATCCGGACCCGCCGGGCGGCCGGTGTCCAGGTCCATGCGGGTTAGATGGATGCCCGGCGGCACGCGGAACGGGATCGCCGGCTCGCCCTCCAGCGCGCGCGCCATGAAGTCCTTGAAGATGGGACCGGCCACGTTCGAGCCGTAGGCGTGCGCGCCCAGCGTGCGGTGGGAGTCGAAGCCGACGTAGACGCCCGCGACCAAGTTCGGCGTGAAGCCCATAAACCAGGTGTCGTGGCTGTCGTTGGTCGTGCCCGTCTTGCCGGCCACGGGCCGGTCCAGCGCGCGCATGCGCCGGCCGGTGCCGCGTTCCACCACGCCCCGCAGCATGGACACCACCTGATAGGCGCTGGCGCGGTCGGTCAGGCGCTTGCGCGTGTCGCGAATCGTCGGCGGTTCCTGGCCGGACCATTCGATGTTCTTGCAGTCCGGACACTCGGCGTAGGCGGGGCGGTAGATCGTGCTGCCGCGCCGGTCCTGCACACGGTCGATCAGCTTGGGCGTCACCTTCATCCCGCCGTTGGCGAAGCTGGCGTAGGCGCTGGCCAGCCGCAACAGCGTCGTCTCCCCGGCGCCGATGGACATGGAGAGCTGTTCGGGGAGGTCGTCGTAGAGGCCGAAGCTCTCCGCCGTCTTCGCCACCTTCTTCATGCCGACGGTCTGGGCGATGCGCACCGTCATCAGGTTGCGCGACTGCTCGATGCCGACGCGCATGGGCGTGGGACCGTAGAACTGCTCCGTGTGGTTCGCGGGCTTCCACTTGCCCAGGCCGTCGCCCTGATCGATAACGAAGGGGGCGTCGAGCACCATCGTTGCCGGCGTGAGCCCGTTTTCCAGCGCCGTCAGGTAGACGAAGGGCTTGAACGCCGAGCCCGGCTGGCGCTTCGCCTGGGTGACGCGGTTGAACTGCGTGCGCGCGAAATCGAAACCGCCCTGCATGGCGAGCACGCGCCCGGTCCGCGGGTCGAGCGCGACGATGCCGCCGTTCACCGCCGGCATCTGTTCCAGCGCGAAGGCCTTCTCTGCCTCGGCCGGCGAGACGAGCACCACGTCGCCCTGGGAAACGACATCGCCTGGGCTGTCCGGCTTTTCGCCCACGTACTGCTCGTCCAGCGCCGGGCGCGCCCAGCGCATCGCCGACATGGGCAAGCGGCCGGTGGTGCCGTCGGCGAAGCCCAGCAGCGCGTCCTCCGCGCGCACCTTGAGTACCGCGGCCTGCCGCCATTCGTCCGGCAGGCCTTCGGGCGGCGTCATCTCGCTCAGCCGCGCGGCCCAGTCGGCGGGCAGCTCGATGGAGCGCTGCGCCCCGCGCCAGCCGTGCCGGCGGTCGTAGGCGATCAGGCCCTCGCGCAGGGCGGATGTCGCGGCGTCCTGAAGGTCCGGGTCCACGGTCGTGCGCACGGAAAGGCCGCCGGTGAACAGCTTATCCCGCCCGTAGCGCTCTACGAGCTTGTCGCGCACCTCGGCCGCGAAGTAGGGGGCATCGGTCACCTCCGCCGGCGCGCGCTCGCGCATGCGCAGCGGCTCGTCGCGCGCTTCCCGTGCCCGGTCCGCGGTGATGTAGCCTTCTTCGTGCATGCGCGAGATCACCCAGTTGCGCCGGGCCAGCGCCGCGCGGTGGTCCTCGCGCGGATGGTAGTTGGCCGGTCCCTTGGGCAGCGCCGCGAGATACGCCGCCTGCGCCATCGTCAATTCGTCAAGCGAGGTGTTGAAGTAGTTCAACGCGGCGGCG is drawn from Limimonas halophila and contains these coding sequences:
- a CDS encoding ribbon-helix-helix domain-containing protein, whose product is MSAELDTRPRKRSVTVAGHRTSISLEPAVWDALFALARAQGRPVNAVIAEIDAARTGPLSSAVRVWVLHRLRERAGI
- the fumC gene encoding class II fumarate hydratase translates to MTDQETSVRVETDSLGEMQVPAWAYWGAQTQRSLQNFRIGGERMPSQIVRALGIQKLAAARANIALGVLDREVGDALCTAALEVVEGKLDEHFPLVVWQTGSGTQSNMNANEVIAGRANEILTGQRGGKQPVHPNDHCNYGQSSNDTFPTVMHIAAGRLIVNDTLPKLAALRDALHEKAEAFEAIIKIGRTHMMDATPLTLGQEFSGYTQQVTNALARIEDAFPRLRHLAQGGTAVGTGLNAPDGFAARFAEEAATITGIEFRPADNTFEALAAHDAVVEMSGALNTAAGSLFKIGNDIRMMGSGPRAGFFELLLPANEPGSSIMPGKVNPTQCEALTQVCAQVMGNHTAISMAGTQGQFELNVFKPVMIYNLLQAAQLLGDAAQSFADNLVRGMAANEARIGEMMRNSLMLVTALNPHIGYDQAAKVAKKAYADGTSLKAAAVELGVLTEEQFDTWVRPEQMLGPTQRS
- a CDS encoding bifunctional sulfate adenylyltransferase/adenylylsulfate kinase, which produces MSLPGPIAPYGGVLTERYLSGDALAAERERALSLPSLTLTARQLADAELLLNGGFSPLEGFMTRADYERCVREMRLADGTLWPMPITLDIPRELAERLAPGDGLALRGPEGQLVATLDVAELWEPDRPWEAEAVFGTGDHAHPGVHHVLSWSQPVYVGGRLNGVAPPVHHDFPGYRHSPRQLREHLDELGWQRVVAFQTRNPMHRAHVEMTRQAAEQTGAGLLLHPVVGLTKPGDVDHYTRVRCYDHVVRRYEPGQATMSLLHLAMRMGGPREALWHALIRRNHGCTHFIVGRDHAGPGKLSDGSEPYGPYDAQELVDAHRDEIGIRMVPFQLMSYVAELDTYLPADRVEPHHTVRHISGTQFRQKLRQGEHIPEWFSFPEVVGELRRTYPPRHRQGFTLFFTGLSGAGKSTLANVLHVKLREQGDRSVSLLDGDIVRTHLSSELGFSKRDRDINVRRIGYVASEITKAGGIAICAPVAPYADTRQDVRELIAGVGGFVEVHVATPLSVCEARDTKGLYAKARQGQLTNFTGIDDPYEPPQAPDVRVDTAEASLTECVEDILDRLRELGYVRDT
- a CDS encoding heparinase II/III family protein, encoding MAGADGPKAAARPGLPGRSALGRRVRAELALPGEMLASRAVEAAKRPWHTSKLYHATLGRNPPDSLRLEPTDPWPGDAERGRRFLTDRIELANSALAAPTPFWAPPEAEPVWLRELHAFTWVRDLRAFGSEQACRRARELLADWLARHPGPGEPATAWHPVPIGRRIAIWLGNQPFLLHGAGTAFMAAVLLSIGRQGRHLYRVLPGSLRGAELIAAIKGLILAGACFPDGWVWLKRGLALLEEELDRQLHADGGHIARSPSEHLTVLGDLTDIRAVLTSAQTGVPESLTTAIESMAPVLKMLRHGDGGLGCFNGGREERSAVVDVALQRAGVRARTQDAAPQSGFQRLNAQRTVLIADAGPPPPPGYDRHAHAAPLAFELSDGADRVIVNCGAYPGHPAWQLPQRATAAHSTLTLAETNAAEILAPGGGLGRKPEHVTCRRETGEGMAWLAMSHDGYRPLFGAVHQRRLFLSPLGDDLRGEDTLTGPADLPFTVRFHIHPAVRVGLAKDGETVQLVTSTGANWNLRASGAALALADSVYLGGRGVQRTSQIVLSGTTRKGDTVVKWALKRG
- the rpe gene encoding ribulose-phosphate 3-epimerase — encoded protein: MQNTVRIAPSILAADFAQLGAEVRAVADAGADMIHVDVMDGHFVPNITIGPQAVGALRPHTRLPLDVHLMIAPVDAYIPMFAEAGADILTIHPEAGPHLHRSLQLIRDAGVKAGVALNPATPVSLALEVLDEVDLVLVMSVNPGFGGQKFQERALAKIAELRRAIDAGGHDVALEVDGGIKAETGARAVTAGADVLVAGSSVFKGGPDAYAANIAALRAGG
- a CDS encoding RsmB/NOP family class I SAM-dependent RNA methyltransferase, which encodes MSEPESPEPAPGRESRRAALELLRGVLRKHRTLEDAIGHTPRWRNLEARDRAFARHLAATTLRRLGQLDAVIARCLDRPLKPKLAAVQDLLRLGAAQVLFMDTPAHAAVGETVALAVGVRVGAHRNLLNAVLRRIAREGDSLLDGLDAPHLNTPDWLWQGWTAAYGEATARAIAEQHMQEPPLDFTVVEQTDREAWRERLGARELPMGTLRLPPGTRDPRRLPGYDDGAWWVQDAAAGLPPKLLGEVRGKRVVELCAAPGGKTAQLVAQGAEVLAVDRSTERLRQLVDNLNRLSLGAATVAADVTQWQPPEKLENILLDAPCTATGTLRRHPDIARLKQPADVPAMAELQMALLRSAARMLAPGGTLVYAVCSLEPTEGVELVDTLLAEHGDIERVPVDPAEIGGLPEAVTAAGDVRTLPHHLGEQGGLDAFYIARLRRSA
- the htpX gene encoding zinc metalloprotease HtpX, translating into MNTLRTFTLLAALTALFLGIGWLVAGTTGIVIAFVIAVAMNAFSYWNADKIVLRMYHAKEVDKASAPAFYGIVEQLAHNAGLPMPRVFIIETDQPNAFATGRSPERAAVAATSGLLNRLNDREIAGVMAHELAHVKNRDTLTMTITATIAGAISMLANFAMFAGMFGGVGGDDEEGGSPLGFVGMLVIAMLAPLAASLVQMAISRTREYAADRGGAEICGHPEWLASALERMSRSAEETVNRDAERNPATAHMFIVNPLSGRGSFASLFSTHPDMEERIQLLRQMAGETGGGSTARAASPWA
- a CDS encoding succinate dehydrogenase assembly factor 4, whose product is MRKSSEPPAGLRPHHALPAAWARATISAMTKVFRSFVPKQQRSRTAHAQQQTVQPAQSAQGEDKSRRVNPETGEVGGPDGPEPTRYGDWERGGICYDF
- the prfB gene encoding peptide chain release factor 2 (programmed frameshift), yielding MRAETESLAGDIRESLALLRRHLDWDNALRRLDELNALIEDPSIWNDTGRAQELMRERQRLDEAISTVRELESDMDDALTLAELGESEGDEDSVGEAQEQLRQIRERARRQEKRALLSGEADANDCYIQVNAGAGGTEAQDWAQMLLRMYVRWCQRQGYKTEEMDETEGEEAGIKSATVRVYGDNAYGWLKGESGVHRLVRMSPFDSGGRRHTSFASVWVTPVIDDRIEIDIQDKDIKVDTFRASGAGGQHVNTTDSAVRIHHLPSGIIVQSQSSRSQHSNRAEAFALLRSKLYQQELKRREEEAKGIQEQKSDIAWGNQIRSYVLEPYRMVKDLRTGIERSDTERVLDGDIDEFLEGALAQHVAPGQGSDGDEAGAR